GCAAATGAATTGGAGTGATGATTCTTCTGATGCAGAACTAGACTGGTACAATACAGAGGGTTTTTCCGTTGCTTGACGTTATTTTTCTTCTAATTGGCTCAGCCTCGGGTTGGACGGCACACTGATGCTGTCCGAGTGGATGGCAGGCATTTCGTTTTATCAAGTCCCTGGGGCAGGGGTTACAGTCTATCTGCAATGTTAATATATGAACTCTTCACAAGCCAGCCTCTCTCCAGCCAGCTCCTCTCTGCCGTTTGCACGCCGCGGGCTGTCGCCATCTCCTTCCTGTCCCTGCTGATGTTTTCCTTCTGCGGCTCAGCGCTCTGAAGTCATCTGCAGTTTGTTTTCACTCGGAGGTGCTGCTGAGATTTCTGAGATTTGGTGATTATGGGGTTAACCTGCTTTGGATAACCGCCCCCTCCAGTCACTTGATCTTATTTTGTTGTTGAAAGCGTGCAACCACACTCTGCTCTGGCTGTTGTAATTCCTTGAAGAACTAAAAACAGACCAAATTAGCTTTGTTCATTGAAGCCACCTGTGATTGGCTTGGCAATCAGACTTATTCCCAGGTGAAAGCACTTTCTGAAACTAAGGCATCTGGGCCCCATGTGCTGCGACAGGAAGTGAGGCAGGATTGAGGGATTACACTGGGCGGTTTATCAGACAGCACACTTCCTATCTGAAAACACTGGAAAGCACTGTTGGTAGTAAATGACTTGACACAATGCTTTACAAATGTACATTGTGATGTTTTAGAAAGCTGCTCCACTGTGATCATTAGAAAAACAGTTTgaattattacttttatttttacttgtacagcattattattattattattagtttatttagcagacgcctttatccaagtcgacttacagagactagggtgtgtgaactatgcatcagctgcagagtcacttccaactatgtctcacccgaaagacggagcacaaggaggtgaagtgacttgctcagggtcacacgatgagtcagtggctgaggtggaatttgaaccaggtacctcctggttacaagcccttttctttaaccactggaccacacagcctcctgaactGGGTTCCTTTTCAAGCACTTGCGTTTTGGTCATGGTCAAGTGAAGGTGAATGTCAGTCCAGCCATCCTGTAGGAGCCCAGAGGGAGTGCCAGACTTCTTACCCAGACATTCCAGGAGCCGCACTGAGTGCCATTATTAGCCATAATGGTCTCATCTTCACTCCTGGTATAATAACGGTCTCACAGTGGAAAGCTGTATGGCTTAAACGTGTCGGTCAAAGCAGTGTTTTAAGATGTTGTGTCCTTCCCCATGTAGTGAAGGGAAAAAGAAATATAGCCCTTGCAAAAGTGACAGGGAAACCAgtaagtatgtactgtattgtactgtaaagaatagtaaaaaaaaaaacccaaaaaaactgTATAACGATTATAAAGCATGGCAAAGGCAGCGCGAAAAACACAGGAAACTGCAAACTTACTGTGCCAATTCAGCCCAACATTAAAGAATATTGTGATTGCATaaacaacagagagagagagagagagagagagagagagagagagagagagagagagagagagtgaagagAACACTGCTATTAATCTGCAGTAGGAATTTTATAAAACCTTTTATAGCTGCTAGAAACTTGTTGACTGCACGCTTCCAAGACCCATCTCTGCTTTTCGTTTGGTGTTCATGCAGCCCCTCCAAACCGCCCCTGGCTCTCTGACTCACGGTCTGTGCCGAGGGCAGCTGCTGCCCAGATGTTCTGTGAGAGGTGCAGGACCTCCGGCCACAGGCCTCAGAATCTCTTCAGATTCATCTGATTTACTGATAGTTCCTCTACGGGGGTGACATATTTTCCCTTTCCACctgcagcagaaggaggttatGAATGCTTCACCGTGCGCTCCACCTCTATCCTATATTTGAAAATCTGCTAGCTGGAAACAGCATAGCTGCAGAGAGGAGCGGTTCCTGTGTGTTCATAGTGGATTACATTGCTAGTTTTTGCACTTGCTTCTCAATAGCATCTTTAAAACAGTTTGTATTCTAATGGGAAGTTCAGATGTCAGAGCTGGCTAATTTTAGTGCCACCTCTTCAGGAGAAATGTCAGCCCTCTTCCCTGCCAGTGGTTCCCACCAGCTTGTTGATCTGTTTAGGTCATGTAAtcatacagcacagtacagttgTAGGGTTCTGCTACCCACGCTGGCAGTGAAACTCGCCCAGTTTTTAATTTGTTAGCGTCTGTGAACAGCAGCACTCTGCTATGCAGTTACCAGGGTTCACACAAAcctcatctttttttttgttgctagaCTACACTTTGATGCTTTTAATGTGACCAGAAAACGACTCAAGATGTAGCGGGATCCTTGTAGCAATCTAGAGAGCTGTAGAGACATGGGCATGGCTTCTAGGACACTAACCCTGACACCACTCTGCTCTCGCTCTGTACTCTGGACAGAAGGCTTTACTGGCTTTGTTTGAAACGCCTGCTTGCCAGTAATGTCTGGCTCAGGGATCCCTTAGGCTCAGGAGAATGAGTTTTCCATTTCCATTGTATTAATTTGTTCCATATTTTCACGTTTTGTTTCATTAACGTTGAATGTGAATGTGAAAGTGTCCTTTTGATGCACAAATCTCCGcagtagtcaaatcctccttctaccacctctgaaacatctcaaagttccgtccctacctttccctcccgggtgcagagatactctgtcatgcctCTCGACTCGACagctgcaactctctctatggtggtcttccgtcacacccgattgcagctggttcaaaatgccgctgctaggatgatcacagaaaaaaaaaacatgatcacattaccccctgtcttgcccagctgcactggctacctgtaaagttcaggattacttataaaattctcctgcttgcctacaaggcccttcatcacacaggtccagagtatctctccaacctgctgacccgctatgtccctgcacgcaatcTGAGGTCCTCTAACTCAGGCCTGCTTGtaatacccaagcaaaagtgcaccccactcggagagcgctcttttagcttcatagCCCTgactctcccagctttagtgtgtgcagctcccacagtcgctcgcttcaagtcaactctcaagacccgtttgttctctcttgctttcaatgctcttcaagcctgatatctgttattagctgttgttcaaattgctatttcaggtttttcactccatcttcttcgtatgattctgtatgacacacgcatccacagtgTTTAGAATTGACATCCTAGCccagtatttaatgtaatatgcctgtagttaatgtatttgcattgtttttactgtttgtatttaatggactatgccctgtatttcactgtatttaatgtatttgcattgttcctcactatcttgtaaagcgctttgtgatggtgctccactatgaaaggtgctatataaagtaaagattgattgattgattgattgattgattttagaaGTGCTGGATGTTTTCTTTTCATGCTATAGAAGTTCAAGTGCTGAAAAATGCACAGCTTTTCAGAGGTCTTTGGGAGGGCGTGGTTTTActttgtttcagtgtttttacAATTTCCTCAGTTCTCGACCGAGTCTGCAATCCTTCCAACCACAAGCATTCCGAACAGGAATCCCGGTGGAAATCCGAGAGCTTCTCTGGAAAAgtgatgtgtgtctctgtgtgtgtgtaaatatctGTGCAAtggcgtgtctgtgtgtgtgtgtctctgtgtctgtgtctgtgtgtgtgtctgtacatgtgtctgtgtgtgtgtgtctctgtgtctgtgtgtgtgtctgtgtctgtgtgtgtgtgtctctatgtctgtgtgtgtgtctctgtgtctgtgtgtgtgtctgtacatgtgtctgtgtgtgtgtctctgtgtgtgtgtgtgtctgtgtctgtgtgtgtctctatgtctgtgtgtgtgtgtctctgtgtctgtgtgtgtgtctgtacatgtgtctgtgtgtgtgtgtctctgtgtctgtgtgtgtgtgtgtctgtgtctgtgtctctgtgtctgtgtgtgtgtgtgtctctgtgtctgtacatgtgtctgtgtgtgtgtctgtgtgtgtgtgtctctgtgtctgtgtgtgtgtctgtgtctgtgtgtgtgtctgtacatgtgtctgtgtgtgtctgtacatgtgtctgtgtgtgtgtgtgtctctgtgtctgtgtgtgtgtgtgtctgtgtctgtgtgtgtgtctctgtgtgtgtgtgtgtgtgtctctgtgtctgtgtgtgtgtctgtacatgtgtctgtgtgtgtgtctgtgtgtgtgtgtctctgtgtctgtgtgtgtgtgtctgtacatgtgtctgtgtgtgtgtttccctgtgtctgtgtgtgtctgtgtctgtgtgtgtgtgtctctgtgtctgtgtgtgtctgtacatgtgtctgtgtgtgtgtctctgtgtctgtgtgtgtgtgtctctgtgtctgtgtgtgtgtgtgtctctgtgtctgtgcgtgtctgtacatgtgtctgtgtgtgtgtctgtgtgtctctctgtgtctgtgtgcgtgctggcAGGGTGTAAGCCTGTTTTGGTTGCTGGAAGACTCATAGCTGGCCTTGGCTTTGTTTTTCCTGTGTGTTTCTTTGTGCAGATGTTTGTGTGGATGTGGAGAGAGCTCTCCTGAGTCAGTCAGCATGCCAGTGGGAGGGGTTCAGCAGCGCTCATTCCTCCCTTTGTATGTAATGGTCAGAGGGGGGAGGGTTAGCCACATGTGCTTCTTAAAAACGCTGTGCACCCCTTCCCAGGGCTGGGGTCTAGAGCCTGGGGGTGcagggtggtgggggggggggggggggggggcggcgtgCTGGAATCAGTGTTCCCTGTTTCACTCACAGCCCTGGGTCCTCACCCAGGGGATGTTGAGGTCCTGTGAGTGTGGATGCAGGCTCTTTTCTCTAGTGTTTTCTTAGGGCCCCCTCCCTGCTGGTGATTCTTGCTTCTCTTTCCTTGTTTATTTAGCTAGGCAGACACTCCCAGTGTTTGGAGAATTGAGCAGGCAGGGAGGAGCTGGATCCCAGACCATCACAGCCAATCCCTTCATCCAGCGTCTAAAAGTGGCTCTAGGTCACATCCACGCACAGGACAAGAGCGCTAAACTTTTATGTGAGGCTAACAGGGACTAATAAGGAGCAGGATATGTGATTTACTTACATCAATTTGAAaagtcgtcgtcccccccccccccccccaatacattttcatattgcCAGGTGAAAACTATTTTCTAAAGACAGTTCAGGTTCTGACACTGCGGGTTTCAAAAAGCACTTTAgaacaacaatgtttttttttttttttttttagacatttaAGGCTTCTAGAAATACGCAGTACAGTACTAAGATTAGGAAGAGAGATCGGAATAATAATTCCCTTTGTTGTCCTTCGGCGCCCTCTTGTGTCCACACCCCTGCATGTTCATCAGCTTACCGATGCACAGCACGAAGGGACTGGAATACCTATCTGAGAGCACTGGCAGGCAGTAACACGGACTCTGTTTGCCTGTATTTCAGCTCCAGGTCTCTCCTCTCCCGGTCAGGATGTTGGTCATTCTTGCTTTGATTATCCTCTTCCACGTGGTCTCAGCTGTCCTGCTTTTCATCTCCACGATAAACAATGTgagtatacaaaaaacaaaataacaaaaaaaaacattcttctcATGACCTCCCCAGTCAGCTGATCGTTACTTTTGCGTCTCAaaatccaacccccccccccccccactccattTTTTTCAAATGAAGAGCCCTCTTCACAAAACTGTAAGGAATGTTTTAAGGAATGtctttttaaagcccattttgatgAATTGCTGTCAATCGGGTTTGCAGTTCACAAAGCTTAAAGCAGAGATTAAAGATAGGGGTCCAGTTGTATTTTGTCTCCTGGGTTAAATGCACTAGACATGCATTTATTGACTCTGCCGTTTGCATACAGACTGAGATAGCATTTCCATAAATGCAAATGTGTTCTGGTTTGATTTTGCTGTGACAGACCATGACGAAATGAATGCCACGATATTCAAAGTAGATTTGGagtttgtgttaaatgtattatttatttttttgttgcttttattaAAATCATCAGCGAGTGTAATTAAGTGCATACTGTGCAGGCTAGGTACTGATTGAGGAAATCGATTTCAGGATCATTACATGAatacaaatccagtcacatgggGTAAGCCCCTGAGCATCAGCGCCATGCATTAAAGGCTGGATTCCAGTGCGATATAGAGTTGGCACGACACCCAGTCTTACCATGTACTGCAGTTCAGAGTGTCTGATTTGAAGACCTGCAGTGTTATTTCTCTCATGGGACAGATGCATTTGTTAAGCAAATTGCACAGCTGCCGTTTATGCTGTTACCTACAGTATGAAAGGTGATCTAGCAAGGGTTCTGGTAAGGGGTGGGGCTCACTGAACTGAGCTGCTGTTATCTCCTCCATCAGCCTCTGCCCTTTGGATAGCATTTGAATGGGGTTTCTATCTGGAGCCACTGCTTTCCAGAGCGGAGCCGTCAATGCAAATTCAAGGAGCTGCATTAGAGTTAAAGGATGAGAATGAACTTGACTGGACTGGAAATGAAGGTTATTACTAGAGCGTCTTTCTGCGGTTTCGGTGTGCCTCTGTCATGACACTGTGCTGTGCCCTGGGGAGGGAGGGACACCACACGTGACAATGTTATTTCTACAGTGAAGCGAAGTCTCTTCATATctgaagacatttttaaaatcgGTTTCTGCTCGGTAATTGTGTGTCTTTTTCTATTTGATACAATGTCAAACTTTCTCTGCAGGCTTGGTGGACATTGGGTGAGATCTCTGTAGATCTGTGGCAGATGTGCAATGGGACCAACCCTTGCACAGCAACAAATGCCAAAGCCTATGAGGGTAAGTGTCCTGGCTTATTTACCTTGACTGATGAATTTCAACTTAATAATGTGCTGTTCGTGTATTAAACATTtagagtatacagtatatatataacagtatatatataagcaacatatgggaacatactttgcattattatattatcattaataataataataataataataataatgataataataatgataatgatgacaTCGGTGTGTATTTTGGGGAGATTTTGCATGCTGGAGTTTGTAAACTCAGTTGCCATTAAGACTAATTCATCGTTGTTGTtctttatgtatgtgtgtatcaTTCAGGCTTTGTTCAGACTGTCCAGGCCTCCATGATTCTGTCCACCATTCTGTGCTGTGTCGGGTTCTTTGTGTTCATCCTCCAGCTCTTCCGTCTGAAGCAGGGAGAGCGATTTGTCTTCACGGCCATCATCCAGCTCCTGTCCTGTAAGTACTTTTTGTTTCCTCTCAGAAAACCCTCACATGAATTCTCTACAGTTGTCTCTCCATTTTGATGTTTGAAATGTATATGCATATTTCTGTGTGTTTAGGTCTCTGTGTCATGACTGGAGCTTCAATTTACACTGCTGAGCATTTGAACTTCCACAGTGACTTGAAAGATGGGGAGTATGGATCTTCCTTCATTTTAGCCTGGCTCGCCTTCCCTTTCACCCTGTTCAGCGGGCTGATGTATCTAGTGCTGCGGAAACGCAAATAAACAAGCGCAGCCACGCCCTCCCACCAGGAACAACCAATCACAACTAGCAGAGGCCAAagccaaatacatacattttgtatataatagttattagtttttttttttttttttttttttttttactattgaagATACATTCattgacagaaaataaatattaagacTGCAAAAAACATCTATCTCTATATTCACAATAGCATActggaattatatatatagatatagcaatactgtatttggatttacattaaaaaaaaaaaaaaatgtattgtttaactagacccttcattgaaccgagcatttgcttaattagaccttttgaattgttcacagctcctaaaaagttgcagagtccCAAGTTACTGAAATctgtaactgtttaagagctgaaaacaattaaaaatgtctaattaagcaaatgatcggTTCAATGAagtgtctagttaagtaattgagagctcagctggaatgaaaaccagcaggcacagggggtccccagtTGATCAGTCAGTCTTAATGACGCTCAGTTGAAGTGTTAAGCAGTCACATTCACCAACCAGACAGTAATTCTATCACTGGACCGGTCAGCTCTGCTTTTATTGGAAAGCGTTTTGATCTCAACCCGGTCTTGATTATATTAAAAGgccacaagcaaacaaaaacaaaagacttaCTTGAAAATGTTCTTTGTCaacgttgttgttgtttttttttgttgttgcaatgtTAATGTGCAGTTTTACCGAGTTAGCAAACAGCTGGCAGGATTGCCCCATCAGGGTCCATCTCTACCTCTGTCATGTCACACAGCAGGATGGGTCAGCTGTTTATTTAATTCTACAATGCGGTTGCTTTGCCGTGGCTGTATTTGAAATAAAGCCCAGTGCTTTGAAAATGAAAACTCATTCAGAAGCCAAGAGCTTCATGTTAAACTAATACAAATCCACTTTGTGCAGTGCTCCCTACAGACTGGCCTGCTTATTCATTAAAATTATTCCATGGAACCTAGCAATACTTTGCAATCTTTTATTACAGTGGTTATTGGAGTCCAAgtatggaacaaaaaaaaaaaatttaacttaaaaaaataatagtgtAATAATCAACACACTGGAAACATCCTTGTTTTCATTGGTTTGAAAAGACGATTGCAGATAAGAGGCAGACGGAACCTTGACCTTTTCTCTGTCtcaatacataagaacatatgaTTCTGGATTTAAAACCAATCAATGAAATACTGGACCATACACCAAAATATAAATTCAAGTtgtatttattgtagtttttataCAATTAAACTTTTGGAACAGTTTTGGTTTTGtgtagaaaaaaaaccaaaacttttTTGCTTACTTAAAAACCTGAagtgttattattactgtttgaTTGAAAATACACATATTATATACTGTTTGCATGCGTTATGTAGCTGTATACCAGTTCTAGGGTTTCCTTTTGGTACATGCTTTGGGTCTTAGAGAGGCATTGAAGTTCTGAATTAGTATTGCCAGTGAGCCCATGTTACAGAATCGTCGCGGATCAACGAGACTATACTTCATGATGATAATGACTGTTATAACCTTGTAATAGAGGTTATTTAAGCCTGGTCTCACAGCCCACATCACTCCACTTCCTCAAAGGGAGGGTTATTTTAGTTTGAGAGGGGGGATGGGAGGGAGGACACTTGCACTGAAAGTAGAGCACGTGATTCAAATTGAAATAAAAGACCTCAAAGCAAAAGAGCCCTTTCAGCCCCATTGCGTTTGGGCTGGATTGATAGATTGAACTTTATGGGTGTCATTGTGTATCAGCcccttcattattatttttttttctttcaaaactgttatttaatatttttgatTGTGTCCTAAATTTCCATGAACAGTCCCAGCTACTTCCATAAATATTTGGTCTTTAGAAAAGTGCATCAGAACCTAACCCCTCTTTAAATTAGGAGAGGGTATCTATGAGTTTGAAGACTCTTGAATATTCATGGCAGCTTTTAAGGTTTAGACCTTGGTCGGATGAAGTATCGCctttaaagatgtattaaaaaaaaatcctatgaGGCTTGGACTGTACGGATGCAAGTGCAAGTGATTACAAAAACAGTTTTGAAATGAAGGCAAGTGCCAAACATTTTGTAAAcctaagcaaaaaaaaataataaccactCGCTTATGATGGATGGATGTTTTGGCAGGAACTCAGGCAAACCATT
The window above is part of the Acipenser ruthenus chromosome 22, fAciRut3.2 maternal haplotype, whole genome shotgun sequence genome. Proteins encoded here:
- the LOC117973843 gene encoding epithelial membrane protein 2-like, producing the protein MLVILALIILFHVVSAVLLFISTINNAWWTLGEISVDLWQMCNGTNPCTATNAKAYEGFVQTVQASMILSTILCCVGFFVFILQLFRLKQGERFVFTAIIQLLSCLCVMTGASIYTAEHLNFHSDLKDGEYGSSFILAWLAFPFTLFSGLMYLVLRKRK